From the genome of Geminocystis herdmanii PCC 6308, one region includes:
- a CDS encoding Crp/Fnr family transcriptional regulator produces the protein MLLTYPSHRNFTSPEATTERRLHFFERGEDIPLISQGVWQVKKGVVQLLKINPQGEETLLGWIHSDNFFGLWFTALDNFQANSLSDVQLQWYSIAEIEKNSVLAQKMLSQVVKRIQQSEQLLAIAGIRKVEDRLIKLLQLLGQEIGENKDLGIRLKVRLTHQNLANSIGTTRVTITRLLGDLQKQGFITLDSSRHIVISSF, from the coding sequence ATGCTTTTAACTTATCCTTCTCATCGTAATTTTACCAGTCCAGAGGCAACCACCGAAAGAAGATTACATTTTTTTGAGAGAGGAGAAGATATTCCTCTGATTAGTCAGGGTGTTTGGCAGGTAAAAAAAGGAGTGGTACAATTACTCAAAATAAATCCCCAAGGTGAGGAAACTCTATTAGGGTGGATACATTCTGATAATTTTTTTGGTTTATGGTTTACCGCTTTAGATAATTTTCAGGCTAACTCTTTGTCCGATGTTCAGTTGCAATGGTACTCGATCGCAGAAATCGAAAAAAACAGTGTTTTAGCCCAAAAAATGCTTTCTCAGGTAGTCAAAAGAATTCAACAAAGTGAACAATTATTAGCTATCGCAGGAATCAGAAAAGTTGAAGATAGATTGATAAAATTGTTACAACTTTTAGGGCAAGAAATCGGAGAAAATAAAGACTTAGGTATTAGATTAAAAGTAAGATTAACCCATCAAAATCTCGCTAATTCGATCGGGACTACAAGAGTCACTATCACAAGATTACTAGGAGATTTACAAAAACAAGGATTTATCACCTTAGACAGTAGCCGACACATCGTCATCAGTAGCTTTTAA
- a CDS encoding sensor histidine kinase: MTDINNLVNELKNTKIAYQESLQNSRFKAGFLGRIAHEIRSPLSSLMGLHQLIINDLCESQEEEREFIEEAYNYAKKLMGILDRLISVSKLEVGKLSLEIQKVNIGELLTDIQEVMTLQATNRNLKLILGDIEKDIITPVDRARLTDALLFLLEVIIDYGEMGEIKLSCHQDKENQTAIITINFPCQHLAISEDIDLVKSPIQELKQLNSLPQLSSGMKIMLAESLLETMAGKLILNASEEDNLTRWQLFLPLLKTWTNLDIMKK, from the coding sequence ATGACAGATATAAACAATCTTGTAAATGAATTAAAAAATACTAAAATTGCTTATCAAGAATCTTTGCAAAATAGTCGTTTTAAGGCTGGTTTTCTTGGTAGGATTGCCCATGAAATTCGATCGCCCCTAAGTAGTTTAATGGGATTACATCAACTAATTATTAATGATTTATGTGAAAGTCAAGAGGAAGAAAGAGAATTTATTGAAGAAGCCTATAATTATGCTAAAAAATTAATGGGTATTCTCGATCGATTAATTAGCGTTTCTAAGTTAGAAGTGGGAAAACTGAGTTTAGAAATCCAAAAAGTCAATATTGGAGAGTTACTAACAGATATACAAGAAGTAATGACTTTACAAGCGACTAATCGGAATCTAAAATTGATATTAGGCGACATAGAAAAAGATATTATAACTCCTGTTGACAGGGCAAGATTAACGGATGCGTTACTATTTTTGTTGGAGGTAATAATTGATTATGGAGAAATGGGGGAAATAAAGTTAAGTTGTCATCAAGATAAAGAAAACCAAACCGCCATTATCACCATTAATTTTCCTTGTCAGCATCTGGCTATCAGTGAAGATATAGATTTAGTCAAATCCCCTATTCAAGAATTAAAACAGTTAAATAGTTTGCCACAACTTTCCAGTGGCATGAAAATAATGTTGGCGGAGTCTCTTTTAGAAACTATGGCAGGAAAGTTAATCTTAAACGCCAGTGAAGAAGATAACCTCACACGATGGCAGTTATTTCTTCCGCTCCTAAAAACTTGGACAAACTTGGACATCATGAAAAAATGA
- a CDS encoding IS200/IS605 family accessory protein TnpB-related protein: MSKITYQTLLNTEVTEFCDLIGGFFGKIERDLYKDLEKGKKLNYLKKSYQIKYGINARQFNSIHIILKGKIASRKECYKSQIKQTELKIKGLEKTIETEKKKLAKLPLSCGRNQKSVRSKLRFTIHQKQRKLATLKDRLVTLKKNKPSLVFGGKKLWYAQFNLKENGYSSHEEWLKDWQKTRSSQFTLVGSKDETNGNQNCQLLPQGLKIRVPPCYESIFGKYYLIENVKFSYGQSDVNYALNNQQALTFRFVKKGEKWYLYCSFDLPETPIISYRKNGMLGIDLNPNIIGWSYVDNEGNLKAKGQIKINVRDKSTNQTTAIIGDAVKKLVKLAYQYECPISVENLDFERKKATMKEEGVKYSRMLSNFAYSCFLDMLNSCAFKHGIEVIKVNPAFSSLIGLTKFMRLYGLSSDTAAALVLARRALRKKESIPTNYARLIQVDSSRHVWSFWNALNKKLKGVKRHSFFSVSNREVEVKLLDELHSNRFNSKSKDTFTAR; encoded by the coding sequence GTGAGTAAAATAACTTATCAAACTTTACTAAATACAGAAGTCACAGAATTTTGTGATTTAATAGGAGGTTTTTTTGGCAAAATTGAAAGAGATTTATACAAAGATTTAGAAAAAGGAAAAAAACTGAATTATTTAAAAAAAAGTTATCAAATAAAATACGGTATAAATGCCCGTCAATTTAACTCCATTCACATTATCTTAAAAGGTAAAATCGCTTCAAGAAAAGAGTGCTATAAAAGCCAAATAAAACAAACAGAATTAAAAATTAAAGGTTTAGAAAAAACTATTGAGACGGAGAAGAAAAAGTTAGCTAAATTACCTTTGTCTTGTGGTAGGAATCAAAAGTCAGTCAGAAGTAAATTAAGATTTACTATTCATCAAAAACAAAGAAAATTAGCGACTTTAAAAGATAGATTAGTTACTTTAAAAAAGAATAAACCATCTCTGGTGTTTGGTGGGAAAAAACTATGGTACGCTCAATTTAATTTAAAAGAAAATGGTTATTCTAGTCATGAAGAATGGTTAAAAGATTGGCAAAAAACTCGTAGTTCACAATTTACTTTAGTAGGAAGTAAAGATGAAACTAATGGCAATCAAAATTGTCAGTTATTACCCCAGGGGCTAAAAATTAGAGTACCTCCTTGCTATGAGTCAATTTTTGGGAAGTATTATTTAATTGAAAATGTCAAATTTAGCTATGGACAAAGTGATGTAAATTATGCTCTAAATAATCAACAAGCATTAACTTTTAGATTTGTCAAAAAAGGTGAAAAATGGTATTTATATTGTAGTTTTGATTTGCCAGAAACTCCGATTATTTCTTATCGTAAAAATGGAATGTTAGGAATAGATTTAAACCCGAATATAATTGGTTGGAGTTATGTTGATAATGAGGGAAATTTAAAAGCAAAGGGACAAATTAAAATAAATGTGAGAGATAAAAGCACTAATCAAACAACAGCAATTATCGGTGATGCAGTCAAGAAATTAGTAAAATTAGCTTATCAATATGAGTGTCCAATTAGTGTAGAAAATTTAGATTTTGAACGAAAAAAAGCAACCATGAAAGAAGAGGGAGTTAAATATTCTCGAATGTTATCAAACTTTGCTTATAGTTGTTTTTTAGATATGTTAAATAGTTGTGCTTTTAAACATGGAATTGAAGTAATAAAAGTTAATCCTGCCTTTTCAAGTTTAATCGGATTAACAAAATTTATGAGGCTTTATGGTTTGTCAAGCGATACGGCGGCAGCGTTGGTATTAGCAAGACGGGCATTAAGGAAAAAAGAGAGTATTCCAACCAATTACGCCCGATTAATTCAAGTTGATTCTAGTCGGCACGTTTGGAGTTTTTGGAATGCCCTGAATAAGAAGCTCAAAGGCGTAAAACGTCATAGTTTCTTTAGTGTCTCTAACAGAGAAGTAGAGGTCAAGCTATTAGATGAGTTACATAGTAATAGGTTTAATAGCAAGTCGAAAGACACTTTTACTGCAAGGTGA
- a CDS encoding GNAT family N-acetyltransferase has translation MNFSHIQFCTDKSSIDLVQLQELYSITTFWAKNRSREDIAIAIENSNPVVTVWDNKRLIGCARATSDGVFRATIWDVVIHPDYQGFGLGSKLVETLISHPQLNRVERIYLTTTHQQNFYKKIGFEENTTTTMVLYNRYPTSNDVVKKCQGVNRLYQ, from the coding sequence ATGAATTTTAGCCATATCCAATTTTGTACCGATAAAAGTTCGATCGATCTAGTACAATTACAAGAATTATATTCTATAACTACTTTCTGGGCAAAAAATCGCAGTAGAGAAGACATTGCCATCGCCATAGAAAATAGTAACCCAGTAGTGACAGTATGGGATAATAAAAGACTTATCGGGTGCGCAAGGGCAACTTCAGACGGTGTTTTTCGTGCTACTATTTGGGATGTGGTAATTCATCCTGACTATCAAGGATTCGGATTAGGCAGTAAATTAGTAGAAACCTTAATTAGTCATCCTCAGTTAAATCGAGTCGAGAGAATTTATTTGACAACGACACATCAACAAAACTTTTATAAAAAAATCGGTTTTGAAGAAAATACTACCACCACCATGGTTTTATATAATCGTTATCCCACTAGCAATGATGTGGTTAAAAAATGTCAAGGGGTTAACAGACTGTACCAATAA
- a CDS encoding GGDEF domain-containing protein yields the protein MNIIDSFFLSINYEVFFPQILTYIKEYLDCEQVFISQLNYQGEQENIIDFQGNIYNSLSKNDQDNYEIYKPVVSYLNQLKNGYYTHQDKLTFNDDTAPLKRAELAFPLILKTPEFKNLTPIKIWGILFIYDYNYLRAWTPEEIKDIQDIVNHLIIGIERNILYKKLIALQEELNNCQILDEITGLAKYNTFIDCLDYEWRRLAREKQPLSLVLIELNHPENLIDNLKKEVSIIIQKQLKRPTDLPAFYQHNQLIILLPNTDNTGALWIHKQIMKQIDQEFKKMDNCEYYFSIITQIPKLDDKYYDLLMLLELPLIQKKNNERIYNKNLVNN from the coding sequence ATGAATATTATAGATTCCTTTTTTTTATCCATCAATTATGAAGTATTTTTTCCTCAAATTTTAACCTATATTAAAGAATATTTAGACTGCGAACAAGTTTTTATTTCTCAACTAAATTATCAAGGAGAGCAAGAAAATATTATTGATTTTCAAGGTAATATTTATAACTCTTTATCTAAAAATGATCAAGATAATTATGAAATTTATAAACCAGTGGTATCGTATCTAAATCAATTAAAAAATGGTTATTATACTCACCAAGATAAATTAACTTTTAATGATGATACAGCACCTTTAAAAAGAGCAGAGTTAGCATTTCCTTTAATTTTGAAAACTCCCGAATTTAAAAACTTAACTCCTATAAAAATTTGGGGTATTTTATTTATCTATGATTATAATTATTTAAGAGCTTGGACACCTGAAGAAATTAAAGATATACAAGATATTGTTAATCACTTAATTATTGGTATTGAAAGAAATATTCTTTATAAAAAATTAATAGCTTTACAAGAAGAATTAAATAATTGTCAAATTTTAGATGAAATCACAGGATTAGCTAAATATAACACTTTCATTGATTGCTTAGATTATGAATGGCGAAGATTAGCACGAGAAAAACAACCCTTATCTTTAGTTTTAATAGAGTTAAATCATCCAGAAAATTTAATTGATAATCTAAAAAAAGAGGTTTCTATTATCATCCAAAAACAATTAAAACGTCCTACGGATTTACCAGCTTTTTATCAACATAATCAGTTAATTATTTTATTACCAAATACTGATAATACTGGAGCATTATGGATTCATAAACAAATTATGAAACAGATTGATCAAGAATTTAAAAAAATGGATAATTGTGAGTATTATTTTAGTATAATTACTCAAATTCCGAAACTCGATGATAAATATTATGATTTACTCATGTTGTTAGAATTACCATTAATACAAAAGAAAAATAATGAGAGAATTTATAATAAAAATCTAGTTAATAATTAA
- a CDS encoding Mur ligase family protein: MNIIDNFRLGLAVATAKIITGIVKLFKLGSASVLPGEIASRFHPQLLNLLSTQLSQGLILVVGTNGKTTTSLLLKDILVNKGYKVIHNSTGANLINGLVTCLIMHSNLWGKLTADYAILEVDENVLPLALKQCNPTHILALNLFRDQLDRYGEVDTISYRWQSSIEPLNKDTIIILNGDDPTLCYLGQNLSQKVLYFGLNEPELYLEEIPHAVDSIYCPKCGTSLDYKGVYLSHLGDYDCPSCDFTKSKLDINSSEWSQILIGVYNKYNTLAAGLVAESIDIEREIINDTITNFKAAFGRAEELTIKDKKIRILLSKNPVGMNETIRAVNDIRQVNLSSPILMVLNDRTPDGTDVSWIWDVDTEKLVEMGGNIVVSGDRVYDMALRLKYSLDTLESSMNLIVEETLQNAINKALELTPTNETLYIIPTYSAMLEVRKILIGRDIL, encoded by the coding sequence ATGAATATTATTGATAATTTTCGTTTAGGATTAGCCGTTGCCACTGCTAAAATAATTACTGGAATTGTTAAACTATTTAAACTAGGTTCAGCGAGTGTGTTACCCGGAGAAATAGCTAGTCGTTTTCACCCTCAATTATTAAATCTTTTATCAACACAATTAAGTCAAGGTTTAATCTTAGTGGTGGGTACAAATGGGAAAACTACCACTTCTTTATTATTAAAAGATATATTAGTTAATAAGGGTTATAAAGTTATCCATAATTCTACGGGTGCAAACTTAATTAATGGTTTAGTTACTTGTTTAATTATGCACAGTAATTTATGGGGAAAATTAACCGCCGACTATGCTATTTTAGAAGTGGATGAAAACGTTTTACCTTTAGCCTTAAAACAATGTAATCCTACCCATATTTTAGCCCTAAACTTATTTAGAGATCAACTCGATCGATATGGAGAAGTTGACACCATTAGTTACCGTTGGCAAAGTTCGATCGAACCCTTAAATAAAGATACTATTATTATCTTAAATGGAGATGATCCAACCCTCTGTTATTTAGGCCAAAATTTATCTCAAAAAGTCTTATATTTTGGCTTAAATGAACCAGAATTATACTTAGAAGAAATCCCCCATGCGGTGGACTCTATTTATTGCCCTAAATGTGGTACATCCCTTGATTATAAAGGAGTTTATCTTTCTCATTTAGGAGATTATGACTGCCCAAGTTGCGATTTTACTAAGAGTAAATTAGATATAAATAGTAGTGAATGGTCACAAATTTTGATCGGAGTTTACAATAAATATAACACCTTAGCCGCAGGATTAGTCGCAGAATCGATCGACATAGAAAGAGAAATTATTAACGACACTATTACCAACTTTAAAGCCGCCTTTGGTAGAGCCGAAGAATTAACAATTAAGGACAAAAAAATACGCATTTTACTATCTAAAAATCCCGTGGGTATGAATGAAACAATTAGAGCCGTAAATGATATTAGACAAGTTAATTTATCTAGCCCTATTTTAATGGTTTTGAACGATAGAACTCCCGATGGTACAGACGTATCTTGGATATGGGATGTGGACACAGAAAAATTAGTAGAAATGGGAGGAAATATTGTGGTAAGTGGCGATCGAGTTTATGACATGGCATTACGTCTAAAATATAGTCTTGATACCCTTGAATCTTCCATGAATTTAATAGTCGAAGAAACCCTACAAAATGCCATTAATAAAGCCCTAGAATTAACTCCCACAAACGAAACTTTATACATTATTCCCACCTATTCAGCCATGTTAGAAGTGAGAAAAATACTAATCGGCAGAGATATTCTTTAA
- the ftsH3 gene encoding ATP-dependent zinc metalloprotease FtsH3, protein MSKNNKKWRNVGLYAILAVVVVALGTVFLDRPQTNQLSWKYSQFIDEVQTDKVERVQLSADRTQAIATARDGQRFLVNLPNDPQLIDILSDNKVDIAVLPQSDESFWFRALSSLFFPILLLVGLFFLLRRASNGPGSQAMNFGKSKARVQMEPQTQVTFSDVAGIEQAKLELTEVVDFLKNGERFTAIGAKIPKGVLLVGPPGTGKTLLAKAVAGEAGVPFFSISGSEFVEMFVGVGASRVRDLFEQAKQNAPCIVFIDEIDAVGRSRGAGLGGGNDEREQTLNQLLTEMDGFEGNTGIIIVAATNRPDVLDSALLRPGRFDRQVVVDRPDFAGRAEILNVHARGKTLGSDVDLDKIARRTPGFTGADLSNLLNEAAILAARRNLTEISMDEINDAIDRVLAGPEKKNRVMSQKRKELVAYHEAGHALVGALMPDYDPVQKISIIPRGRAGGLTWFTPSEDRMESGLYSRSYLQNQMAVALGGRIAEEIIFGEEEVTTGASNDLQQVARVARQMITRFGMSDRLGPVALGRQNGNVFMGRDIASDRDFSDSTASAIDDEVKKLVDQAYQRAKQVLVENRAVLDKLANMLVEKETVDADELQDILNTNEVRMAAIV, encoded by the coding sequence GTGAGCAAAAATAACAAAAAATGGCGCAATGTAGGACTATATGCGATTTTAGCAGTAGTAGTCGTCGCACTAGGTACTGTATTTCTCGATCGACCCCAAACCAATCAATTAAGTTGGAAATATAGTCAATTTATTGATGAGGTTCAAACAGATAAAGTTGAAAGAGTACAACTGAGTGCCGATCGAACCCAAGCTATCGCCACCGCCAGAGACGGACAAAGATTTTTAGTAAATCTACCAAACGATCCTCAATTAATCGATATTTTATCAGATAATAAAGTCGATATTGCCGTTTTACCCCAAAGTGACGAAAGTTTTTGGTTTAGAGCTTTAAGTAGTCTATTTTTCCCCATTTTACTGTTAGTAGGGTTGTTTTTCTTACTTCGCCGTGCATCCAACGGCCCTGGCTCTCAAGCCATGAACTTCGGGAAGTCTAAAGCCAGAGTACAAATGGAACCCCAAACCCAAGTTACTTTTAGCGATGTAGCAGGAATCGAACAAGCCAAACTCGAATTAACCGAAGTAGTGGACTTCCTCAAAAATGGTGAACGCTTTACCGCCATCGGTGCAAAAATTCCTAAAGGTGTCTTATTAGTAGGCCCTCCCGGAACTGGTAAAACCCTCTTAGCCAAAGCCGTTGCAGGGGAAGCAGGAGTGCCTTTCTTCAGCATCTCTGGTTCTGAATTTGTAGAAATGTTTGTGGGAGTCGGTGCTTCTCGTGTGCGTGATTTATTTGAACAAGCAAAACAAAACGCTCCTTGTATCGTATTCATCGATGAGATTGATGCAGTAGGTCGATCGAGAGGAGCCGGTTTAGGCGGTGGCAACGATGAAAGAGAACAAACCCTCAACCAATTATTAACAGAAATGGATGGTTTTGAAGGTAACACTGGTATTATTATCGTAGCCGCTACTAACCGCCCTGATGTCCTTGATTCTGCGTTATTACGCCCCGGACGTTTCGATCGTCAAGTAGTAGTCGATCGACCTGATTTTGCAGGAAGAGCAGAAATTCTCAACGTTCACGCCAGAGGTAAAACTTTAGGGTCCGATGTGGATTTAGACAAAATCGCCCGTCGTACTCCCGGATTCACTGGTGCAGATTTATCTAACCTTCTCAATGAAGCCGCTATTTTAGCCGCTCGTCGTAACCTAACGGAGATTTCTATGGATGAAATTAACGATGCCATCGATCGAGTTTTAGCAGGTCCTGAGAAGAAAAATCGAGTCATGAGCCAAAAACGGAAGGAATTAGTCGCTTATCACGAAGCAGGCCACGCTTTAGTGGGTGCATTAATGCCCGACTATGATCCCGTGCAAAAAATCAGTATTATTCCTCGTGGACGCGCTGGAGGGTTAACATGGTTCACTCCTAGCGAAGATCGTATGGAATCTGGTTTATACTCCCGCTCTTACCTCCAAAATCAAATGGCGGTTGCTTTAGGCGGACGTATTGCAGAAGAAATCATCTTCGGTGAAGAAGAAGTTACCACAGGTGCTTCTAATGATTTACAACAAGTAGCACGAGTTGCTCGTCAAATGATTACTCGTTTCGGTATGAGCGATCGACTTGGTCCTGTAGCATTAGGTCGTCAAAACGGTAACGTCTTTATGGGGCGTGACATTGCGTCCGATCGAGATTTTTCTGATTCTACCGCTTCCGCCATTGACGATGAAGTGAAAAAATTAGTAGATCAGGCTTACCAAAGAGCGAAACAAGTCCTCGTAGAAAATCGTGCTGTTTTAGACAAATTAGCAAATATGTTAGTCGAAAAAGAAACCGTTGACGCTGACGAATTACAAGATATTCTCAACACCAACGAAGTCAGAATGGCTGCGATCGTCTAA
- a CDS encoding response regulator transcription factor, translating to MIYISIIEGNPHLRSLLGWHLQQVGYITHQYGTIQQAKNSLANQVPTLIVLDSDLPDGDGIEFCEWLYQSHQTLVLMLSAKINEKDVVRGLKAGADDYLKKPFGMQEFLARVESLLRRFRVNNTPLMLDFGDLKIDLVQRRVEFRGELIDLTPQEFSLLYVLSQAQGSPLSRSELLRRAWPEAIENQRTIDTHVLSLRKKIELDPRQPNLIQTVRNVGYRFNTELLQHSQNNCSNNFTDRNRFSQNLSRNEQYLSNNRVIKEKLLAK from the coding sequence GTGATTTATATTTCTATCATTGAAGGTAATCCCCATTTACGATCGCTCTTAGGGTGGCATTTACAGCAAGTCGGTTATATTACGCATCAATACGGTACAATTCAACAAGCTAAAAATAGTTTAGCGAATCAAGTGCCAACTCTAATCGTTTTAGATTCTGATTTGCCTGATGGAGATGGTATCGAGTTTTGTGAATGGTTATATCAGTCTCATCAAACGTTAGTTTTAATGTTATCGGCAAAAATTAATGAGAAAGATGTGGTAAGAGGATTAAAAGCTGGGGCGGATGATTACTTAAAAAAACCTTTTGGAATGCAGGAATTTTTAGCCAGAGTCGAATCTTTGTTAAGACGTTTTCGGGTAAATAATACCCCTTTAATGTTGGATTTTGGAGATTTAAAAATAGATTTAGTACAAAGACGAGTAGAATTTAGAGGGGAATTAATTGATCTCACTCCTCAAGAGTTTAGCTTATTATATGTACTAAGTCAGGCTCAAGGTTCTCCTTTAAGTCGTTCTGAATTACTGCGTAGAGCTTGGCCCGAAGCCATCGAAAATCAGAGAACGATCGATACCCATGTGTTATCCTTACGAAAGAAAATTGAACTTGATCCCCGTCAACCTAATTTAATTCAAACCGTGCGCAATGTAGGTTATCGCTTTAATACTGAATTGTTACAACATTCCCAAAATAATTGTAGTAATAATTTTACTGACAGAAATCGTTTTTCTCAAAATCTTTCTCGCAATGAACAATATCTATCTAATAATCGAGTAATCAAGGAAAAATTACTAGCTAAATAG
- a CDS encoding DUF3352 domain-containing protein: MTPSQPNKKSGCFPFLLITLLAFGGGYYFGKKLLLGEKLTLQASNKIVPQSALVNTFISTDEKKWSQLREFGTTEFQELTNNNWQEFISENVTINSQNIDYQQDISPWLAGISIALLPSPEAGIDYDTVAILGIKNKLKAKNFFDGIKTTNSGNINETKHQNITIYQLDDQSEKIFFTTFQNYIIIADKQEVITKIIDTHKGGLSLADNSSQKFDKNSELIQVYFPDYSNWFLNIIKNSVPDIEVEKSAKNQLEKIDSILANVSVENHGLKMRSVINLVDPLTTTQQSKPVSNNLLSQIPDNTICVMTGGGINQFWQQVNEETQNIPDLDLLINQAKMMTSQWLNLDLETDIISWLDGEFALALLPPNNNNSLNTLAGLFILESSNKTQGEATLKSLENTAKLVPFLNIQTSDINGINVTKWNSPEANLVSYGWLNDKKFLMSLTGNFEDINNIKPANSLLENSTFKLATASLPNNNNGYFYCNLQEALSVAVNYDPNFWDSSSMEAKALADSISAIALTSSMINPTTSQVDFNISLFKK; encoded by the coding sequence ATGACACCTTCACAACCGAACAAAAAAAGCGGATGTTTTCCCTTTTTATTGATAACCTTATTAGCCTTTGGCGGTGGTTATTATTTTGGGAAAAAACTATTATTAGGGGAAAAATTAACTTTACAAGCTAGTAATAAAATAGTTCCACAATCAGCGTTAGTTAATACTTTTATTTCTACGGATGAGAAAAAATGGTCACAATTAAGAGAATTTGGCACAACGGAATTTCAAGAATTAACTAATAATAATTGGCAAGAATTTATTAGCGAAAATGTCACTATAAACAGTCAAAATATTGATTATCAACAAGATATATCTCCTTGGTTAGCAGGTATCTCGATCGCACTTTTACCTTCGCCAGAAGCTGGAATAGACTATGATACTGTCGCAATTTTAGGGATTAAAAATAAATTGAAAGCTAAAAATTTTTTCGATGGAATAAAAACAACAAATAGTGGAAATATTAACGAAACTAAACATCAAAATATTACTATTTATCAACTAGATGATCAATCAGAAAAAATATTTTTTACCACCTTTCAAAATTATATAATCATTGCCGATAAACAAGAGGTTATTACTAAAATTATTGATACTCATAAAGGAGGACTTTCTTTAGCAGATAATTCATCGCAAAAATTTGACAAAAATAGTGAACTTATACAAGTTTATTTTCCTGATTATAGTAATTGGTTCTTAAATATTATTAAAAATAGTGTACCCGATATAGAAGTAGAAAAATCAGCTAAAAATCAACTAGAAAAAATAGACTCTATTTTGGCAAATGTAAGTGTTGAAAATCACGGTTTAAAAATGCGTAGTGTGATTAATTTAGTTGATCCTTTAACCACCACACAACAATCAAAACCAGTCAGTAATAATCTTTTGAGTCAAATTCCAGATAATACTATTTGCGTGATGACAGGAGGAGGAATTAATCAATTTTGGCAACAAGTAAATGAAGAAACACAAAATATTCCCGACTTAGATTTACTGATTAATCAAGCAAAAATGATGACTTCTCAATGGTTAAATTTAGATTTAGAGACAGATATTATTAGTTGGCTTGATGGAGAATTTGCACTGGCTTTATTACCGCCTAATAATAATAATTCTTTAAACACTTTAGCGGGATTATTTATCCTAGAAAGTAGTAATAAAACTCAAGGAGAAGCCACTTTAAAAAGTTTAGAAAATACCGCAAAGTTAGTACCATTTTTGAATATTCAAACCAGTGATATTAATGGCATTAATGTCACAAAATGGAATAGTCCTGAAGCGAATCTTGTCTCCTATGGATGGTTGAATGACAAAAAATTCTTGATGAGTTTAACAGGAAATTTTGAAGATATAAACAATATTAAACCTGCTAATTCTTTATTAGAAAATTCTACTTTCAAATTGGCTACGGCATCTTTACCTAATAATAATAATGGCTATTTTTATTGTAATTTACAGGAAGCCTTATCTGTTGCCGTAAATTATGATCCAAATTTCTGGGATAGTTCTTCTATGGAAGCTAAAGCCTTAGCTGATTCTATTAGTGCGATCGCGCTTACAAGTTCCATGATTAATCCTACCACTAGCCAAGTAGATTTTAATATTTCTTTGTTCAAAAAATAA